From the Manis javanica isolate MJ-LG chromosome 11, MJ_LKY, whole genome shotgun sequence genome, one window contains:
- the BSCL2 gene encoding seipin isoform X3 — protein MSKEMAHQSEGEAGEKEACGNQIKESDKDEEPSAASSHGQGRHPGGRAARNPRPESGARPPALPTMVNDPPVPALLWAQEVGHVLAGRARKLLLQFGVLFCTILLLLWVSVFLYGSFYYSYMPTISHLSPVHFYYRTDCDSSASLLCSFPVANVSLAKGGRDRVLMYGQPYRVTLELELPESPVNQDLGMFLVTISCYTRGGRIISTSSRSAMLHYRSDLLQMLDTLVFSSLLLFGFAEQKQLLEVELYPEYRENSYVPTTGAVIEIHSKRVQMYGAYLRIHAHFTGLRYLLYNFPMTCAFVGVASNFTFLSVIVLFSYMQWVLGGIWPRYHFSLQVNIGKRDSSQREVQRRTSAHQPGTATLALPCPLPTLEAQGPRARRNQPTCQTLQRTARALKTPQAPVWGCSLPTLLTTPQFTPSASSSLTSVFPLWLQRVNCLRTRNQISSLSVERRNWSQRPVMVLAPGRMQLC, from the exons gaACCATCAGCTGCTTCATCCCATGGCCAGGGGAGGCATCCAGGTGGCAGAGCAGCTAGGAACCCAAGGCCTGAATCTGGGGCCAGACCCCCTGCACTCCCCACCATGGTCAATGATCCACCAGTACCTGCCTTACTGTGGGCCCAGGAGGTGGGCCATGTCTTGGCAGGCCGTGCCCGTAAGCTGCTGCTGCAGTTTGGGGTGCTCTTCTGTACCATCCTTCTCCTGCTCTGGGTGTCTGTCTTCCTCTATGGCTCCTTCTACTATTCCTACATGCCGACCATCAGCCACCTCAGCCCCGTGCATTTCTACTACAG GACGGACTGTGactcctctgcctccttactcTGCTCCTTCCCTGTGGCCAATGTCTCGCTGGCTAAGGGTGGACGTGATCGG GTGCTGATGTACGGACAGCCATACCGTGTCACCTTAGAGCTTGAGCTGCCAGAGTCCCCTGTGAATCAAGATTTGGGCATGTTCTTGGTCACCATTTCATGCTACACCAGAGGCGGCCGAATCATCTCCACTTCTTCACGCTCT GCGATGCTGCATTACCGCTCAGACCTGCTCCAGATGCTTGACACGCTCGTCTTCTCTAGCCTCCTGCTGTTCGGCTTTGCAGAGCAGAAGCAGCTCCTGGAAGTGGAGCTATACCCAGAATACAGAGAGAACTCG TATGTGCCGACCACTGGAGCAGTTATCGAGATCCACAGCAAGCGCGTCCAGATGTATGGCGCCTACCTCCGCATCCATGCCCACTTCACTGGGCTCAG GTACCTGCTGTACAACTTCCCAATGACCTGTGCCTTTGTAGGTGTCGCCAGCAACTTCACCTTCCTCAGCGTCATAGTACTCTTCAGCTACATGCAGTGGGTGCTGGGGGGCATCTGGCCCCGATACCACTTCTCTTTGCAG GTAAACATCGGAAAAAGAGACAGTTCTCAAAGGGAAGTCCAGCGGAGGACCTCTGCTCATCAGCCAG GCACAGCCACCCTAGCCCTGCcctgtcctctgcccactttggAGGCgcagggccccagggccaggaGGAATCAACCCACCTGTCAGACATTACAGAGGACAGCGAGAGCCCTGAAGACCCCTCAGGCCCCAGTGTGGGGCTGCAGCCTGCCCACCCTGCTGACAACTCCTCAGTTCACCCCTTCAGCCTCTTCCAGTCTGACCTCTGTGTTCCCCCTGTGGCTGCAGAGGGTCAACTGTCTGAGGACGAGAAACCAGATCAGCAGCCTCTCGGTGGAGAGGAGGAACTGGAGCCAGAGGCCAGTGATG GTTCTGGCTCCTGGGAGGATGCAGCTCTGCTAA
- the BSCL2 gene encoding seipin isoform X1, protein MSKEMAHQSEGEAGEKEACGNQIKESDKDEEPSAASSHGQGRHPGGRAARNPRPESGARPPALPTMVNDPPVPALLWAQEVGHVLAGRARKLLLQFGVLFCTILLLLWVSVFLYGSFYYSYMPTISHLSPVHFYYRTDCDSSASLLCSFPVANVSLAKGGRDRVLMYGQPYRVTLELELPESPVNQDLGMFLVTISCYTRGGRIISTSSRSAMLHYRSDLLQMLDTLVFSSLLLFGFAEQKQLLEVELYPEYRENSYVPTTGAVIEIHSKRVQMYGAYLRIHAHFTGLRYLLYNFPMTCAFVGVASNFTFLSVIVLFSYMQWVLGGIWPRYHFSLQVNIGKRDSSQREVQRRTSAHQPGAGPQGQEESTHLSDITEDSESPEDPSGPSVGLQPAHPADNSSVHPFSLFQSDLCVPPVAAEGQLSEDEKPDQQPLGGEEELEPEASDGSGSWEDAALLTEASLPAPNLALAPETLGSSEPSADALRQRPTCSSS, encoded by the exons gaACCATCAGCTGCTTCATCCCATGGCCAGGGGAGGCATCCAGGTGGCAGAGCAGCTAGGAACCCAAGGCCTGAATCTGGGGCCAGACCCCCTGCACTCCCCACCATGGTCAATGATCCACCAGTACCTGCCTTACTGTGGGCCCAGGAGGTGGGCCATGTCTTGGCAGGCCGTGCCCGTAAGCTGCTGCTGCAGTTTGGGGTGCTCTTCTGTACCATCCTTCTCCTGCTCTGGGTGTCTGTCTTCCTCTATGGCTCCTTCTACTATTCCTACATGCCGACCATCAGCCACCTCAGCCCCGTGCATTTCTACTACAG GACGGACTGTGactcctctgcctccttactcTGCTCCTTCCCTGTGGCCAATGTCTCGCTGGCTAAGGGTGGACGTGATCGG GTGCTGATGTACGGACAGCCATACCGTGTCACCTTAGAGCTTGAGCTGCCAGAGTCCCCTGTGAATCAAGATTTGGGCATGTTCTTGGTCACCATTTCATGCTACACCAGAGGCGGCCGAATCATCTCCACTTCTTCACGCTCT GCGATGCTGCATTACCGCTCAGACCTGCTCCAGATGCTTGACACGCTCGTCTTCTCTAGCCTCCTGCTGTTCGGCTTTGCAGAGCAGAAGCAGCTCCTGGAAGTGGAGCTATACCCAGAATACAGAGAGAACTCG TATGTGCCGACCACTGGAGCAGTTATCGAGATCCACAGCAAGCGCGTCCAGATGTATGGCGCCTACCTCCGCATCCATGCCCACTTCACTGGGCTCAG GTACCTGCTGTACAACTTCCCAATGACCTGTGCCTTTGTAGGTGTCGCCAGCAACTTCACCTTCCTCAGCGTCATAGTACTCTTCAGCTACATGCAGTGGGTGCTGGGGGGCATCTGGCCCCGATACCACTTCTCTTTGCAG GTAAACATCGGAAAAAGAGACAGTTCTCAAAGGGAAGTCCAGCGGAGGACCTCTGCTCATCAGCCAG GCgcagggccccagggccaggaGGAATCAACCCACCTGTCAGACATTACAGAGGACAGCGAGAGCCCTGAAGACCCCTCAGGCCCCAGTGTGGGGCTGCAGCCTGCCCACCCTGCTGACAACTCCTCAGTTCACCCCTTCAGCCTCTTCCAGTCTGACCTCTGTGTTCCCCCTGTGGCTGCAGAGGGTCAACTGTCTGAGGACGAGAAACCAGATCAGCAGCCTCTCGGTGGAGAGGAGGAACTGGAGCCAGAGGCCAGTGATG GTTCTGGCTCCTGGGAGGATGCAGCTCTGCTAACAGAGGCCAGCCTGCCTGCTCCTAACCTTGCGCTTGCCCCAGAGACTCTAGGCAGCTCTGAACCTTCTGCAGATGCTCTCCGACAGCGCCCCACCTGCTCTAGTTCCTGA
- the BSCL2 gene encoding seipin isoform X5: MVNDPPVPALLWAQEVGHVLAGRARKLLLQFGVLFCTILLLLWVSVFLYGSFYYSYMPTISHLSPVHFYYRTDCDSSASLLCSFPVANVSLAKGGRDRVLMYGQPYRVTLELELPESPVNQDLGMFLVTISCYTRGGRIISTSSRSAMLHYRSDLLQMLDTLVFSSLLLFGFAEQKQLLEVELYPEYRENSYVPTTGAVIEIHSKRVQMYGAYLRIHAHFTGLRYLLYNFPMTCAFVGVASNFTFLSVIVLFSYMQWVLGGIWPRYHFSLQVNIGKRDSSQREVQRRTSAHQPGAGPQGQEESTHLSDITEDSESPEDPSGPSVGLQPAHPADNSSVHPFSLFQSDLCVPPVAAEGQLSEDEKPDQQPLGGEEELEPEASDGSGSWEDAALLTEASLPAPNLALAPETLGSSEPSADALRQRPTCSSS; the protein is encoded by the exons ATGGTCAATGATCCACCAGTACCTGCCTTACTGTGGGCCCAGGAGGTGGGCCATGTCTTGGCAGGCCGTGCCCGTAAGCTGCTGCTGCAGTTTGGGGTGCTCTTCTGTACCATCCTTCTCCTGCTCTGGGTGTCTGTCTTCCTCTATGGCTCCTTCTACTATTCCTACATGCCGACCATCAGCCACCTCAGCCCCGTGCATTTCTACTACAG GACGGACTGTGactcctctgcctccttactcTGCTCCTTCCCTGTGGCCAATGTCTCGCTGGCTAAGGGTGGACGTGATCGG GTGCTGATGTACGGACAGCCATACCGTGTCACCTTAGAGCTTGAGCTGCCAGAGTCCCCTGTGAATCAAGATTTGGGCATGTTCTTGGTCACCATTTCATGCTACACCAGAGGCGGCCGAATCATCTCCACTTCTTCACGCTCT GCGATGCTGCATTACCGCTCAGACCTGCTCCAGATGCTTGACACGCTCGTCTTCTCTAGCCTCCTGCTGTTCGGCTTTGCAGAGCAGAAGCAGCTCCTGGAAGTGGAGCTATACCCAGAATACAGAGAGAACTCG TATGTGCCGACCACTGGAGCAGTTATCGAGATCCACAGCAAGCGCGTCCAGATGTATGGCGCCTACCTCCGCATCCATGCCCACTTCACTGGGCTCAG GTACCTGCTGTACAACTTCCCAATGACCTGTGCCTTTGTAGGTGTCGCCAGCAACTTCACCTTCCTCAGCGTCATAGTACTCTTCAGCTACATGCAGTGGGTGCTGGGGGGCATCTGGCCCCGATACCACTTCTCTTTGCAG GTAAACATCGGAAAAAGAGACAGTTCTCAAAGGGAAGTCCAGCGGAGGACCTCTGCTCATCAGCCAG GCgcagggccccagggccaggaGGAATCAACCCACCTGTCAGACATTACAGAGGACAGCGAGAGCCCTGAAGACCCCTCAGGCCCCAGTGTGGGGCTGCAGCCTGCCCACCCTGCTGACAACTCCTCAGTTCACCCCTTCAGCCTCTTCCAGTCTGACCTCTGTGTTCCCCCTGTGGCTGCAGAGGGTCAACTGTCTGAGGACGAGAAACCAGATCAGCAGCCTCTCGGTGGAGAGGAGGAACTGGAGCCAGAGGCCAGTGATG GTTCTGGCTCCTGGGAGGATGCAGCTCTGCTAACAGAGGCCAGCCTGCCTGCTCCTAACCTTGCGCTTGCCCCAGAGACTCTAGGCAGCTCTGAACCTTCTGCAGATGCTCTCCGACAGCGCCCCACCTGCTCTAGTTCCTGA
- the BSCL2 gene encoding seipin isoform X2, which produces MSKEMAHQSEGEAGEKEACGNQIKESDKDEEPSAASSHGQGRHPGGRAARNPRPESGARPPALPTMVNDPPVPALLWAQEVGHVLAGRARKLLLQFGVLFCTILLLLWVSVFLYGSFYYSYMPTISHLSPVHFYYRTDCDSSASLLCSFPVANVSLAKGGRDRVLMYGQPYRVTLELELPESPVNQDLGMFLVTISCYTRGGRIISTSSRSAMLHYRSDLLQMLDTLVFSSLLLFGFAEQKQLLEVELYPEYRENSYVPTTGAVIEIHSKRVQMYGAYLRIHAHFTGLRYLLYNFPMTCAFVGVASNFTFLSVIVLFSYMQWVLGGIWPRYHFSLQVNIGKRDSSQREVQRRTSAHQPGPQGQEESTHLSDITEDSESPEDPSGPSVGLQPAHPADNSSVHPFSLFQSDLCVPPVAAEGQLSEDEKPDQQPLGGEEELEPEASDGSGSWEDAALLTEASLPAPNLALAPETLGSSEPSADALRQRPTCSSS; this is translated from the exons gaACCATCAGCTGCTTCATCCCATGGCCAGGGGAGGCATCCAGGTGGCAGAGCAGCTAGGAACCCAAGGCCTGAATCTGGGGCCAGACCCCCTGCACTCCCCACCATGGTCAATGATCCACCAGTACCTGCCTTACTGTGGGCCCAGGAGGTGGGCCATGTCTTGGCAGGCCGTGCCCGTAAGCTGCTGCTGCAGTTTGGGGTGCTCTTCTGTACCATCCTTCTCCTGCTCTGGGTGTCTGTCTTCCTCTATGGCTCCTTCTACTATTCCTACATGCCGACCATCAGCCACCTCAGCCCCGTGCATTTCTACTACAG GACGGACTGTGactcctctgcctccttactcTGCTCCTTCCCTGTGGCCAATGTCTCGCTGGCTAAGGGTGGACGTGATCGG GTGCTGATGTACGGACAGCCATACCGTGTCACCTTAGAGCTTGAGCTGCCAGAGTCCCCTGTGAATCAAGATTTGGGCATGTTCTTGGTCACCATTTCATGCTACACCAGAGGCGGCCGAATCATCTCCACTTCTTCACGCTCT GCGATGCTGCATTACCGCTCAGACCTGCTCCAGATGCTTGACACGCTCGTCTTCTCTAGCCTCCTGCTGTTCGGCTTTGCAGAGCAGAAGCAGCTCCTGGAAGTGGAGCTATACCCAGAATACAGAGAGAACTCG TATGTGCCGACCACTGGAGCAGTTATCGAGATCCACAGCAAGCGCGTCCAGATGTATGGCGCCTACCTCCGCATCCATGCCCACTTCACTGGGCTCAG GTACCTGCTGTACAACTTCCCAATGACCTGTGCCTTTGTAGGTGTCGCCAGCAACTTCACCTTCCTCAGCGTCATAGTACTCTTCAGCTACATGCAGTGGGTGCTGGGGGGCATCTGGCCCCGATACCACTTCTCTTTGCAG GTAAACATCGGAAAAAGAGACAGTTCTCAAAGGGAAGTCCAGCGGAGGACCTCTGCTCATCAGCCAG ggccccagggccaggaGGAATCAACCCACCTGTCAGACATTACAGAGGACAGCGAGAGCCCTGAAGACCCCTCAGGCCCCAGTGTGGGGCTGCAGCCTGCCCACCCTGCTGACAACTCCTCAGTTCACCCCTTCAGCCTCTTCCAGTCTGACCTCTGTGTTCCCCCTGTGGCTGCAGAGGGTCAACTGTCTGAGGACGAGAAACCAGATCAGCAGCCTCTCGGTGGAGAGGAGGAACTGGAGCCAGAGGCCAGTGATG GTTCTGGCTCCTGGGAGGATGCAGCTCTGCTAACAGAGGCCAGCCTGCCTGCTCCTAACCTTGCGCTTGCCCCAGAGACTCTAGGCAGCTCTGAACCTTCTGCAGATGCTCTCCGACAGCGCCCCACCTGCTCTAGTTCCTGA
- the BSCL2 gene encoding seipin isoform X4, which yields MSKEMAHQSEGEAGEKEACGNQIKESDKDEEPSAASSHGQGRHPGGRAARNPRPESGARPPALPTMVNDPPVPALLWAQEVGHVLAGRARKLLLQFGVLFCTILLLLWVSVFLYGSFYYSYMPTISHLSPVHFYYRTDCDSSASLLCSFPVANVSLAKGGRDRVLMYGQPYRVTLELELPESPVNQDLGMFLVTISCYTRGGRIISTSSRSAMLHYRSDLLQMLDTLVFSSLLLFGFAEQKQLLEVELYPEYRENSYVPTTGAVIEIHSKRVQMYGAYLRIHAHFTGLRYLLYNFPMTCAFVGVASNFTFLSVIVLFSYMQWVLGGIWPRYHFSLQVNIGKRDSSQREVQRRTSAHQPEGQLSEDEKPDQQPLGGEEELEPEASDGSGSWEDAALLTEASLPAPNLALAPETLGSSEPSADALRQRPTCSSS from the exons gaACCATCAGCTGCTTCATCCCATGGCCAGGGGAGGCATCCAGGTGGCAGAGCAGCTAGGAACCCAAGGCCTGAATCTGGGGCCAGACCCCCTGCACTCCCCACCATGGTCAATGATCCACCAGTACCTGCCTTACTGTGGGCCCAGGAGGTGGGCCATGTCTTGGCAGGCCGTGCCCGTAAGCTGCTGCTGCAGTTTGGGGTGCTCTTCTGTACCATCCTTCTCCTGCTCTGGGTGTCTGTCTTCCTCTATGGCTCCTTCTACTATTCCTACATGCCGACCATCAGCCACCTCAGCCCCGTGCATTTCTACTACAG GACGGACTGTGactcctctgcctccttactcTGCTCCTTCCCTGTGGCCAATGTCTCGCTGGCTAAGGGTGGACGTGATCGG GTGCTGATGTACGGACAGCCATACCGTGTCACCTTAGAGCTTGAGCTGCCAGAGTCCCCTGTGAATCAAGATTTGGGCATGTTCTTGGTCACCATTTCATGCTACACCAGAGGCGGCCGAATCATCTCCACTTCTTCACGCTCT GCGATGCTGCATTACCGCTCAGACCTGCTCCAGATGCTTGACACGCTCGTCTTCTCTAGCCTCCTGCTGTTCGGCTTTGCAGAGCAGAAGCAGCTCCTGGAAGTGGAGCTATACCCAGAATACAGAGAGAACTCG TATGTGCCGACCACTGGAGCAGTTATCGAGATCCACAGCAAGCGCGTCCAGATGTATGGCGCCTACCTCCGCATCCATGCCCACTTCACTGGGCTCAG GTACCTGCTGTACAACTTCCCAATGACCTGTGCCTTTGTAGGTGTCGCCAGCAACTTCACCTTCCTCAGCGTCATAGTACTCTTCAGCTACATGCAGTGGGTGCTGGGGGGCATCTGGCCCCGATACCACTTCTCTTTGCAG GTAAACATCGGAAAAAGAGACAGTTCTCAAAGGGAAGTCCAGCGGAGGACCTCTGCTCATCAGCCAG AGGGTCAACTGTCTGAGGACGAGAAACCAGATCAGCAGCCTCTCGGTGGAGAGGAGGAACTGGAGCCAGAGGCCAGTGATG GTTCTGGCTCCTGGGAGGATGCAGCTCTGCTAACAGAGGCCAGCCTGCCTGCTCCTAACCTTGCGCTTGCCCCAGAGACTCTAGGCAGCTCTGAACCTTCTGCAGATGCTCTCCGACAGCGCCCCACCTGCTCTAGTTCCTGA
- the LRRN4CL gene encoding LRRN4 C-terminal-like protein: MLGTPWLLWLLAVTFSLGSRAQPLAPRDLEEEGDETSQPPLPVVPCDYDRCRHLQVPCLELQRVGPTACLCPGLSSPAQPPDPPRLGEVQVVAEAGRAVVRWCAPFSPVHQYWLLLSEGSGAPQKGPPLNSTVRRAELKGLKSGGTYVVCVVAANAAGESSVSGAGGEGGLDGAGGPVLGPCGRLAVPPRPLTLLHAAVGVGAALALLSCSALCWHFCLRDRWGCPRRAAARL, translated from the coding sequence ATGCTGGGCACTCCCTGGCTTCTGTGGCTGCTGGCTGTCACCTTCTCCTTGGGTTCCAGAGCACAGCCCTTGGCCCCCCGAGACCTTGAAGAAGAGGGAGATGAGACATCGCAGCCACCTCTGCCGGTTGTCCCCTGTGATTACGACCGGTGCCGCCACTTGCAGGTGCCCTGTCTGGAGCTGCAGAGAGTGGGACCGACGGCTTGCCTGTGCCCCGGGCtgtccagccctgcccagccgCCGGATCCACCGCGCCTGGGGGAAGTGCAAGTGGTGGCCGAGGCTGGCCGCGCGGTGGTGCGCTGGTGTGCCCCCTTCTCCCCGGTGCACCAATACTGGCTGCTGCTTTCGGAAGGCAGCGGGGCTCCCCAGAAGGGACCCCCCCTCAACTCTACCGTTCGCAGAGCGGAACTGAAGGGCCTGAAGTCTGGTGGGACATACGTCGTTTGTGTGGTGGCCGCTAACGCGGCCGGAGAAAGCAGCGTGTCGGGGGCCGGTGGCGAGGGCGGCCTCGACGGGGCGGGAGGCCCTGTGTTGGGGCCGTGCGGACGGCTGGCCGTGCCCCCCAGGCCCCTCACCCTGCTCCACGCGGCCGTGGGGGTGGGCGCGGCGCTGGCCCTGCTGAgctgctctgctctctgctggCACTTCTGCCTGCGCGACCGCTGGGGCTGCCCCCGCCGGGCGGCGGCCAGGCTCTGA